From the Pseudomonadota bacterium genome, one window contains:
- a CDS encoding MFS transporter: MHNAKLMAYGQMGLPLAGISLPLYVYLPTFYSTSVGLSLTTVGLVLLVARIWDFISDPLVGVLSDRIGEHKNRRKKWIVAGSPVFLTGLVLLFMPLTGAGATYLLVVSVIFYLGITMVTIPYLAWGAELAKGYHERSRVTGIRECFVIIGTILAAAIPYLAGDDMRFAMQIFAISITLIFIISVVLLITTTQDQVAQNLSNWRWRSSLKTISQDEPFKRLLLAYFLNGFANGLPATLFILFVSHILGAPDEVGPLLMLYFACGIIGIPGWLVLSRCIDKHRAWSAAMVMACVCFVSVQFLEQGDIFYFACICALTGFCLGADLTLPPSIQADIIARDSIKSGEDRAGAFFGFWNFATKLALAGAVGISFPLLEWSGFSPKATNQTENGLFMLTLLYGGLPILFKVGAIALMWRYRLDKDGFNNGDIHEENIISHSPSLRAYDRGMQQYEN, translated from the coding sequence ATGCATAACGCAAAACTAATGGCTTATGGTCAAATGGGTTTGCCACTGGCTGGGATAAGCCTGCCACTTTATGTTTATTTGCCGACATTTTACTCCACAAGTGTGGGGCTAAGTTTGACAACTGTTGGTTTGGTATTGTTAGTCGCGCGCATTTGGGACTTTATTAGTGATCCATTAGTCGGTGTGCTTTCTGACCGAATAGGTGAACATAAAAACCGTCGCAAAAAATGGATCGTAGCAGGGAGTCCGGTATTCCTCACGGGTTTAGTATTGCTCTTCATGCCATTAACGGGCGCAGGGGCAACATATTTATTAGTAGTGAGCGTGATTTTCTATCTAGGTATCACTATGGTTACGATACCCTATTTGGCTTGGGGAGCCGAATTGGCAAAGGGGTATCACGAGCGTAGTCGCGTAACGGGTATCCGTGAGTGCTTTGTAATAATTGGAACAATTCTAGCAGCCGCCATTCCCTACCTAGCAGGCGATGACATGCGCTTTGCAATGCAGATATTTGCAATATCTATAACGCTGATATTCATAATAAGCGTTGTTTTGTTGATAACAACAACTCAAGACCAGGTAGCGCAAAACTTATCAAATTGGAGGTGGCGGAGCTCTTTAAAAACTATTTCCCAAGACGAACCCTTTAAAAGACTATTGCTTGCCTATTTCTTGAATGGATTTGCAAACGGACTACCTGCCACATTATTTATTCTTTTCGTAAGTCACATTCTAGGAGCTCCTGATGAGGTCGGCCCTCTTTTAATGCTGTATTTTGCTTGTGGCATAATTGGAATTCCGGGCTGGTTAGTCCTTAGCCGCTGCATCGATAAGCATCGTGCATGGTCAGCAGCAATGGTGATGGCTTGTGTTTGCTTTGTCTCAGTACAATTTTTAGAACAAGGTGATATTTTTTACTTTGCTTGCATCTGTGCGCTTACTGGTTTTTGCCTTGGTGCTGACCTCACCTTACCACCATCAATCCAAGCAGATATCATAGCACGGGATAGCATTAAAAGCGGAGAGGACAGAGCAGGAGCTTTTTTTGGCTTCTGGAATTTTGCTACCAAACTTGCTTTGGCGGGAGCGGTAGGCATCTCATTTCCGTTACTCGAGTGGTCTGGGTTTAGCCCAAAAGCCACTAATCAAACAGAGAATGGATTATTTATGTTGACCCTGCTCTATGGCGGCCTACCTATATTGTTTAAAGTAGGGGCTATAGCGTTGATGTGGAGGTATCGCCTAGATAAAGATGGGTTCAACAATGGGGATATTCATGAAGAAAATATTATTTCTCATTCTCCCAGCCTTAGGGCTTATGACCGTGGGATGCAGCAATATGAAAATTGA
- a CDS encoding DUF3833 domain-containing protein, translating into MKIEDFKGKQPKFALEQYFNGKTRAWGIVKDRFGNIRRQFTVDMTGTWDGQVLTLDESFNYDDGETDKRVWKIRKINDNDYVGEAEDVIGKAVGKAYGSALNWSYTLALKIGGRIWNVNFDDWMFLQPDGVLFNTAEMSKFGITIGEITLFFRKPDERGQASVENTLAVAAE; encoded by the coding sequence ATGAAAATTGAAGATTTCAAAGGAAAACAGCCAAAATTTGCTTTAGAGCAATATTTTAATGGCAAAACCCGGGCGTGGGGAATAGTCAAGGATCGATTTGGCAATATTCGCAGGCAGTTCACTGTTGATATGACGGGTACTTGGGACGGGCAAGTTCTCACACTTGATGAGTCGTTCAATTATGATGACGGTGAAACTGATAAACGCGTCTGGAAGATTCGCAAGATAAATGACAACGACTACGTGGGTGAAGCTGAAGACGTTATCGGCAAGGCTGTCGGGAAAGCTTATGGCAGTGCGTTGAATTGGTCTTACACCCTTGCTCTTAAAATCGGCGGGCGTATCTGGAACGTGAATTTTGATGATTGGATGTTTTTACAGCCGGATGGCGTTCTGTTCAATACAGCCGAAATGAGTAAATTTGGAATTACCATCGGTGAAATTACATTGTTTTTCAGAAAACCTGACGAGAGAGGCCAAGCCAGCGTCGAAAACACACTAGCTGTTGCCGCTGAGTAG
- a CDS encoding SDR family NAD(P)-dependent oxidoreductase, whose product MPETTKSKIVWITGASSGIGRALALKMASEEWTVAATARSVARLETLADESKMLPGTIYPFAADVTASSEICSILERIETSCGAIDLAVLNAGTYVADTAKTTCGKNVTALMQLNFVGTVNCLHPLAKKMRSRGAGAIAVVSSLSGYVGLPGAAGYGASKAALINLTESLHPELSEYGIKLQIVNPGFVKTPLTDKNQFKMPFLMEVDDAADALYKGLKSNRFEITFPTRFSIIIKLLRYMPYKLFFSITKRLLPS is encoded by the coding sequence ATGCCTGAGACAACGAAATCCAAAATTGTTTGGATTACTGGTGCTAGTTCAGGTATTGGTCGTGCTTTAGCGCTTAAGATGGCGTCTGAAGAATGGACCGTAGCGGCTACAGCTCGCTCAGTGGCAAGGTTAGAGACATTGGCGGACGAGTCTAAAATGCTCCCAGGCACAATATATCCGTTTGCCGCTGACGTGACAGCCAGTTCTGAAATCTGTTCAATATTAGAAAGGATCGAAACTAGCTGCGGTGCGATTGACCTAGCAGTACTCAATGCCGGAACTTATGTTGCAGATACGGCAAAGACGACATGCGGGAAAAATGTTACGGCGTTAATGCAGCTGAATTTCGTTGGAACGGTAAACTGTCTGCACCCTCTAGCAAAAAAAATGCGTTCAAGAGGTGCGGGCGCGATTGCTGTCGTCTCCTCTCTGTCTGGGTACGTTGGGCTTCCTGGAGCTGCAGGTTATGGGGCATCAAAGGCAGCGCTTATCAACCTCACGGAATCCCTACACCCGGAGCTTTCTGAATATGGAATAAAATTACAGATTGTTAACCCCGGGTTCGTAAAAACACCGTTGACTGACAAAAATCAGTTTAAAATGCCTTTTTTGATGGAAGTTGATGATGCAGCCGACGCTCTCTACAAGGGACTGAAGTCTAACAGGTTTGAAATCACCTTCCCTACGCGTTTCTCAATAATAATCAAATTACTAAGGTACATGCCGTATAAACTGTTTTTTTCTATTACAAAACGTCTGTTACCGTCATGA
- a CDS encoding DUF6134 family protein, translating into MRKKISKWSVGSFKPAIFIFGFLIFGLAFGEGYGKERSSIAFKINQDGSEVGRHTLEFYKIGRDLHVDIAIDINIKVLFIPIYSYRHRNTEIWRDGKLLSITTETNDDGEKHWVKGKAENGLFRISSSSGDFVAPPTIIPTSYWSPKTTAQSILLDTQHGKLLDVTIKQLDNTTLLTPSANIPARHFVITGDLELSLWYSQSGDWVKTAFQVGGAEFSYTLDRKFVKED; encoded by the coding sequence ATGAGAAAAAAGATTTCAAAGTGGTCAGTTGGATCTTTTAAGCCAGCTATTTTTATTTTCGGATTTCTTATATTTGGTTTGGCTTTTGGTGAGGGCTATGGGAAAGAGCGCAGCTCAATCGCATTTAAGATTAATCAAGACGGATCGGAAGTCGGTCGTCACACGCTAGAGTTTTACAAAATTGGTCGCGATTTGCATGTCGACATAGCGATCGACATTAACATTAAAGTACTATTTATTCCCATTTATAGTTATAGACATCGCAACACAGAAATTTGGCGGGATGGAAAACTTCTCTCTATAACGACGGAAACTAATGATGATGGCGAAAAGCACTGGGTGAAGGGGAAAGCTGAAAACGGTTTGTTCAGGATTTCAAGCTCAAGCGGGGACTTCGTGGCGCCTCCCACTATAATCCCTACTAGTTACTGGTCGCCAAAAACTACTGCACAATCAATACTCTTGGACACACAACACGGAAAGTTGCTTGATGTTACCATAAAGCAATTAGACAACACTACGCTGTTGACCCCCAGCGCTAATATTCCTGCTAGGCATTTTGTTATTACCGGCGACTTGGAACTCTCCCTCTGGTACTCCCAATCTGGGGATTGGGTTAAAACAGCTTTTCAAGTAGGCGGCGCCGAATTCAGCTACACTCTTGACCGTAAATTCGTTAAGGAGGATTAA